In the Paramisgurnus dabryanus chromosome 5, PD_genome_1.1, whole genome shotgun sequence genome, one interval contains:
- the tcima gene encoding transcriptional and immune response regulator a, producing the protein MSTLAYSESRRVCPSIRGNRFDTASRKRAVANIFDNVNQDALMRLFQKTGDMKAEERVRSIFSYAHDPEETAKALMALKQRKKDKFLQIVGAVRQFLKLR; encoded by the coding sequence ATGTCGACGCTCGCTTACTCTGAATCTCGCCGAGTGTGCCCGTCAATCCGTGGCAACAGGTTTGACACGGCGAGCCGCAAGCGCGCAGTGGCGAACATCTTCGACAACGTGAACCAGGACGCGCTAATGAGACTCTTCCAGAAAACGGGAGACATGAAAGCCGAGGAGAGAGTGAGAAGCATCTTCTCCTATGCGCATGATCCCGAAGAGACGGCCAAAGCTTTGATGGCCCTCAAGCAAAGGAAGAAGGATAAGTTCTTGCAGATCGTGGGAGCGGTGCGTCAATTTCTGAAACTACGTTGA